The DNA region CGCTTTGATTGCTGCTGGCTTGTTATCTTCAATACCAATGATGGTCAGTTTTGGCTTAAGGATATGCTCGACGATCTCGATACCTTGGACCAGCTCGTCTGCATGTTCCTGCATGAGTTTGTCATCGGCGGTGATGTAAGGCTCACATTCTGCCGCGTTAACGATAAGAATTTCGGTACGCGCTATACCCGATTGGATCTTCTTCGCCGTTGGGAACCCTGCGCCACCCATGCCAGAGATACCTGCAAGGCGAATCACATCGATCAACGCATCTGCAGATTCTTGGGTGTAATCGGCTACTGGCGTTTTCTCACACCAAGTATCGTTACCATCTGGCGTAATCACTGCGCACAGTTCGCTTAAACCTGATGGGTGAGCTACGGTTCGTGGCTCAATAGCTGTTACTTGCCCAGAAGTTGGAGCATGAACAGGAACGGTGAAACCACTGTCTGACGCCGTTAGCTGTTGACCTTTCAACACTGTGTCACCAACAGCAATCAATAGATTACCTGCTTTACCGATGTGCTGTTTCAGAGGTAGGACGATTTCCGACGGAATGGCTGCATGAACCAATTCAGTTTTGTTGGATTGCTTTTTGTTTTCTGCCGGATGCACGCCGCCTGGGAAATCCCATAGCGAACCAGTACGAATTTGTTCAATCAAAGACAACATACGAAACCTTATTTAATTGAATCAGTCACGTTCGCTGCATTGGCAGCATCCGTAATGTTAACTACTGGAATAGCGTTAAGCTTCCACTTCCAGCTCTCTGTGGTAGTTTCCACAGGAATCATTTCAATACAGTCAGTTGGACAAGGCGCAACGCACAAGTCACAACCGGTACACTCGTCTTTGATAACGGTATGAAGGGCTTTAGTACCACCAACAATCGCATCGACAGGACACGCTTGAATACACTTGGTACAACCGATACACATGTCTTCATGAATGAAAGCAACGGTTTTGACTTTGTTGTCGAGATCGTGTGCCGACTCTTCCGCTTCAACGCCCATTAGGTCCGCCAGTTTTTCAATGGTCGCTTGACCACCTGGAGGGCACTTATTGATTTTGTCGCCGTTAGCGATCGCTTCAGCGTATGGGCGACAACCCGGGTAGCCACATTGGCCACACTGAGTTTGAGGAAGAATAGAATCGATTTGATCGACAATTGGATCCGCTTCGACTTTGAAGCGAATCGATGCAAAACCGAGTATCGCCCCGAAGACAGCGGCGAGGGCAGCAAGAGCGATGATCGCAATTAAAATCGTACTCATCGTTTACTTCACCAAACCTGTAAAGCCCATAAAGGCAAGAGACATAAGGCCTGCGGTGATCATCGCAATCGATGCGCCTTTAAATGGCACAGGTACATCAGCTGCAGCAATACGTTCACGCATTGACGCAAATAGGATCAGTACCAAAGAGAAACCAACCGCTGCGCCAAAACCGTAAATGATCGATTCGATAAAGTTGTGATTCTCGTTGATGTTAAGCAGAGCAACACCTAGAACCGCACAGTTCGTTGTGATCAGAGGTAGGAAGATACCCAACAGACGATACAGCGTTGGGCTGGTTTTGTGCACGACCATTTCGGTGAACTGTACAACAACAGCGATCACCAAAATAAAGCTCATGGTTCGTAGATATTCGATGCCCAGTGGACGCAAAACATAGCTTTCCACCAAGTATGCACACACAGACGCGAGCGTTAGTACAAAAGTTGTAGCTAAGCCCATGCCAATTGCTGTTTCCAGTTTTTTAGACACGCCCATAAAAGGACACAAGCCTAAAAACTTCACCAGTACAAAGTTGTTCACCAGCACAGTGCCGACCAACAACAAAATATATTCGGTCATAGTTATTACGTTCTTAAAATCCGATCCCAATATTATCGTGTTTTGTGACACCAATAACAACCAGAGAACGGTGTGGTTTTATGCACCCGATGGAAAATTATACGTGTATGTGATGTGAGCGGATGAATTAATAAGAAATTGAAAAGTTTGGTGAATGGTTGTTAACAAAGAAAAACGCAATTACCGCCACCGATTTAACGCGCGTATTGTTGATGGTTTTGGTATCACTTCGTATGGTTGACCAGAAACGACAAAAGCTCATCCCCCTAATGAGTTAGAGGCATGAGCTTCGATTATTTTACAATCTCGCGATTACAGTTTTTCTGTAAAAGTTCGGCTGATCACGTCTTGTTGTTGCTCTCGAGTTAGCGAGTTAAAACGTACCGCATAACCGGACACTCGAATCGTCAACTGAGGGTATTTCTCTGGATGTTCAACCGCATCCAATAACATCTCTCGGTTCAGAACGTTGACGTTAAGGTGTTGACCACCTTCAATCGCAATGCCCTCGTTGCTTGCTTCGTGATGGAAGTAACCATCCATTAGCGCGGCTAGGTTTTTCTTCTGACTCAAGTCATCTTTACCCAGCGCGTTAGGCACAATTGAGAAGGTGTAAGAAATACCATCTTTCGCGTAAGCAAACGGCAGTTTAGATACCGATGCCAAAGACGCAACCGCCCCTTTTTCATCGCGACCGTGCATTGGGTTTGCACCCGGGCCAAAAGGCATACCTGCGCGACGGCCATCTGGTGTATTACCCGTTTTTTTGCCGTAAACCACGTTAGATGTGATTGTTAGGATCGATTGAGTTGGTACTGCTTCGCGGTAGGTGTGCATCTTCTGAATTTTCTTCATGAAGCGCTCAACCAGATCACAAGCGATGTCATCAACACGGGCATCGTTGTTACCAAATTTTGGATAATCACCTTCGATTTCAAAATCAACAGCGATGCCATCCTCATCACGAACAGGTTTCACGGTCGCGTATTTAATGGCCGCCAAAGAGTCAGCGACAACAGACAGGCCTGCAATACCACACGCCATAGTGCGGTGCACGTCGCGATCCATCAATGCCATCAGTGATGCTTCGTAGCTGTAACGGTCATGCGAGTAGTGGATGATGTTCAACGCTGTGACGTATTGTGTTGCTAGCCATTCCAACATGTTGTCGAAGCGTGGCATCAAAGCGTCAAAGTCGAGAATTTCATCTTGAACTTTGTCCACTACCGGACCAACTTGCGCTTTCGATTTTTCATCGATACCACCATTGATGGTGTAAAGCAGGGCTTTTGCAAGGTTGGCACGTGCACCAAAGAACTGCATGTGCTGACCAACAATCTGCGGGCTCACACAACATGCAATCGCGTAGTCGTCATTATCGAAATCAGGACGCATTAGATCGTCGTTTTCATATTGAACAGAAGAGGTATCAATCGACACTTTTGCAGCGTATTGCTTGAACGCTTCAGGTAATTGCTCTGACCAAAGAATCGTCATGTTTGGTTCAGGAGCAGGGCCCATAGTGTGGAGCGTATGTAAGTATCGGAATGTCGTTTTAGATACTAGCGTACGGCCATCAACACCCATACCTGCCATCGCTTCTGTTGCCCAGATTGGATCGCCAGAGAACAATGAATCGTATTCTGGTGTACGAAGGAAGCGAACCATGCGCAGTTTCATGATGAAGTGGTCGATCATCTCTTGCGCTTGCGATTCATCAATCAAGCCATTTGCGATATCACGTTCTAGGTAAACATCTAGGAAAGTTGATGTACGACCCAATGACATTGCTGCGCCATTTTGAGACTTAACTGCCGCCAAGTAACCAAAGTAGGTAAATTGAATCGCTTCTTGCGCTGTTTTTGCAGGTAGCGACATATCAATTCCGTATTTCAAACCCATTTGACGAATGTCTTCAAGTGCTTGAACTTGGTCTGCAATTTCTTCACGTAGACGAAGCGTTTTCTCAAGATCGCCACCGCGCTCTAGGAACGTTTGTGTCGAGTTGTATTGCTCTTTTTTGTCCGCTTTTAAGAAGTCGATACCGTAAAGGGCGATACGACGGTAGTCACCAATGATACGACCACGGCCATAGGCATCAGGAAGGCCAGTGATGATGCCTGATTTACGACACGCTAGGATTTCTTTGGTGTAAAGGTCGAAACACGCTTTGTTGTGAGTTTTACGGTACTCAGTGAAGATCTTTTCGACTGTTGGATCCAATTCGCGGCCATAAACTTCGCACGAGTTTTTCACCATGCGAATACCACCATTAGCGATGATTGCACGTTTTAGAGGCTGATCGGTTTGTAAGCCAACGATCTTTTCCAGATCTTTGTTGATGTAACCCGCATCGTGAGAAGTAATCGTTGATGGCAGATCGGTATCGAAATCAACAGGAGCGTGTGTGCGGCTTTCTTGTTTAATGCCTTCAAGCACTTGGTTCCATAATGCTGAAGTGGATGCGCTAACCTCGGCTAAGAAGGACTCGTCTCCCTCATATGGTGTGTAGTTTTTTTGGATGAAGTCACGAGTGTTGACAGAGTTTTGCCACTCACCAGCAGCGAATCCAGCCCATGCGTCTAGCATATCAGTCGTCGGAATAGTCATAAGTAAATCCCTAAGTTATTGATAAATAGAATGGAGGCGACGAGTAGGACGGAACCATTCTTAACCCTGTCAATCGTATGGATTTAATCTGTATGAGTAAAATGAATGCTTTTCATTTTGTTAATGATTTTTTTGCATTTATTTAAAAATCAATGGATTAATTGTGTTTTAAGGCCAAAAAGAAGAAATAAATCTCTAAGAATAGAAAATAAGGCGGAATTTAAAAAGGGACGTTGCGCTAGAGTTAGTGAAGACGGTACTGGCAACGAGATGCTCTGAGGCGCTTATTGGTGCTGAGCCGTTGAATTTAGATACGAAAAAAGCCCAGTTTTTCAACTGGGCTTTTCGGGAATTTGGCTCCTCCTGCTGGGCTCGAACCAGCGACCTGCGGATTAACAGTCCGTCGCTCTACCAACTGAGCTAAGGAGGAATTGCTTTGCTTGAAAGCGGGACGAATCTTACCGAGCACCCACAAAGCTGTCAACACCCAAAAAACACATTTTGAGCAAAAAAGTTAGTTTTTACATCTTTACTTTTTTGTACTCCTTGCCAGTAAAGGGCTGGAGTTAGTTATCCACCAAAATTGTGGATAACTATGTTGATGAGATCTGAGTAAAGATCATTGTTATGCAACTGGGTGTGCTTTGTGTGAATTTTTACGCGAGAATATTCACTGATTAGTCAAGTAAAACAGTGATTTATTAAATTTGCTATGAAATCAATCAAAGTGGATAAAATTTACACTTTTGGGGATAAAGGATGATTTTTGTGTTTTTTGGGGAAAACTTGTGGAAATTATATCGTGATGAGTGCAGACGCTTCATCGACTAGGGCGAAAGACTATATCAGAACGTGTTAAATAAGGCTAGATCAAAGTAGAGAAAGCACAAAATTTAATAGTAATGAGCTATAAATCATAGATAGACGTAGATTTCATCTTTGAAGGTGTATATATATACAGCCAAAGTGCAGTAATTTTGAGGAAGGGTATGAGTAAAGTTTATGAACTGGTCTCTGATTATCAACCATCTGGTGATCAACCAACAGCCATCAAGCAGTTGCTAGAAGGGTTAGATTCCGGTCTTGCCCACCAAACACTCTTAGGTGTAACGGGGTCTGGTAAAACATTTACATTAGCGAATGTTATTGCAGAAGCGCAACGACCAGCGATTCTACTCGCACCCAATAAAACACTTGCTGCTCAGTTGTATGGTGAAATGAAGTCTTTCTTCCCCAATAACGCGGTGGAATATTTTGTTTCGTACTATGACTACTACCAACCGGAAGCGTATGTTCCGACCACGGATACCTTCATAGAGAAAGACGCGTCAGTTAACGCGCACATTGAACAAATGCGTTTGTCCGCTACAAAAGCACTACTAGAACGTAAAGATGCCATTATTGTCGCGTCGGTATCGGCTATCTATGGTTTGGGTGACCCTGAATCGTATCTACAAATGATGTTGCACCTGCGTCGCGGTGATGTGATTGATCAGCGCGATATGCTACGCCGCCTTGCAGAGCTGCAATACTCACGCAATGACGTCGCATTTGAACGCGGTCAGTTCCGTGTTCGTGGTGAGGTGATTGACATCTTCCCGGCCGAGTCAGACCAAGATGCTGTGCGCGTAGAGATGTTTGACGATGAAGTTGATTGCATCAGCGTATTTGATCCATTGACT from Vibrio hyugaensis includes:
- the rsxB gene encoding electron transport complex subunit RsxB, whose translation is MSTILIAIIALAALAAVFGAILGFASIRFKVEADPIVDQIDSILPQTQCGQCGYPGCRPYAEAIANGDKINKCPPGGQATIEKLADLMGVEAEESAHDLDNKVKTVAFIHEDMCIGCTKCIQACPVDAIVGGTKALHTVIKDECTGCDLCVAPCPTDCIEMIPVETTTESWKWKLNAIPVVNITDAANAANVTDSIK
- the rsxA gene encoding electron transport complex subunit RsxA, which encodes MTEYILLLVGTVLVNNFVLVKFLGLCPFMGVSKKLETAIGMGLATTFVLTLASVCAYLVESYVLRPLGIEYLRTMSFILVIAVVVQFTEMVVHKTSPTLYRLLGIFLPLITTNCAVLGVALLNINENHNFIESIIYGFGAAVGFSLVLILFASMRERIAAADVPVPFKGASIAMITAGLMSLAFMGFTGLVK
- the pflB gene encoding formate C-acetyltransferase, producing the protein MTIPTTDMLDAWAGFAAGEWQNSVNTRDFIQKNYTPYEGDESFLAEVSASTSALWNQVLEGIKQESRTHAPVDFDTDLPSTITSHDAGYINKDLEKIVGLQTDQPLKRAIIANGGIRMVKNSCEVYGRELDPTVEKIFTEYRKTHNKACFDLYTKEILACRKSGIITGLPDAYGRGRIIGDYRRIALYGIDFLKADKKEQYNSTQTFLERGGDLEKTLRLREEIADQVQALEDIRQMGLKYGIDMSLPAKTAQEAIQFTYFGYLAAVKSQNGAAMSLGRTSTFLDVYLERDIANGLIDESQAQEMIDHFIMKLRMVRFLRTPEYDSLFSGDPIWATEAMAGMGVDGRTLVSKTTFRYLHTLHTMGPAPEPNMTILWSEQLPEAFKQYAAKVSIDTSSVQYENDDLMRPDFDNDDYAIACCVSPQIVGQHMQFFGARANLAKALLYTINGGIDEKSKAQVGPVVDKVQDEILDFDALMPRFDNMLEWLATQYVTALNIIHYSHDRYSYEASLMALMDRDVHRTMACGIAGLSVVADSLAAIKYATVKPVRDEDGIAVDFEIEGDYPKFGNNDARVDDIACDLVERFMKKIQKMHTYREAVPTQSILTITSNVVYGKKTGNTPDGRRAGMPFGPGANPMHGRDEKGAVASLASVSKLPFAYAKDGISYTFSIVPNALGKDDLSQKKNLAALMDGYFHHEASNEGIAIEGGQHLNVNVLNREMLLDAVEHPEKYPQLTIRVSGYAVRFNSLTREQQQDVISRTFTEKL